In Thalassotalea sp. Sam97, a single window of DNA contains:
- a CDS encoding DUF4381 domain-containing protein, translated as MDPLTNLKDIHLPEPIHNYPVAPGWWLLLLAVASLVTWLLIKAYNKRKFYRVKHQALQQLQNREALSTEQSIAIIKFVVMHYFNRQSVAGSHGSKLVKTLSEYLPSEHQAHFNQLAEQAVQQHYRANASQLYAEQMQQAALYWLHHCCLPSYKRGKSL; from the coding sequence GTGGATCCGTTAACAAATCTAAAAGACATACATTTACCAGAGCCGATCCACAACTACCCAGTTGCGCCTGGATGGTGGTTATTGCTGTTGGCAGTAGCGTCTTTAGTCACCTGGCTATTAATAAAAGCATACAACAAGCGAAAATTTTACAGGGTAAAACATCAAGCCTTACAGCAATTACAAAACCGCGAAGCATTATCCACCGAGCAATCGATCGCTATCATTAAATTTGTGGTAATGCACTACTTCAACAGACAGAGTGTTGCCGGTAGCCACGGATCGAAATTAGTAAAAACGCTTAGTGAGTATTTACCAAGCGAGCATCAAGCACATTTTAATCAACTGGCTGAACAGGCAGTGCAGCAGCATTACCGAGCAAACGCATCACAGCTTTATGCAGAGCAAATGCAGCAAGCGGCACTTTATTGGTTACACCACTGTTGTTTACCATCATACAAGCGAGGAAAATCATTATGA
- a CDS encoding VWA domain-containing protein, whose amino-acid sequence MIEFAWPLAALLLPLPLIAYWLLPPASSEHAALKMPVLLPNMRAKSVATNDKKAPLWLTALIWALLVLATMRPQWLGDPVALPTESREMIIAVDLSGSMQIEDMQYQGQTINRLNMVKALLSDFIERRKGDRLGLLLFADDAYMQAPMTFDTQTIKQMLNESVIGLVGQKTAIGDAIALSVKRFINKDDSNRVLVLLTDGQNTSGKLTPDQALELAVAKDVTVYSIGIGADVMFERSLFGTRKVNPSRDLDEDTLSKIANQTGGRYFRAKDGESMAQIYQLLDQLEPVAQDAEQLRPLTALFFWPLGFALLLITARIVWLHYLAYGVPFVAKERK is encoded by the coding sequence ATGATTGAGTTTGCTTGGCCATTAGCGGCACTGTTATTACCTTTACCTCTTATCGCCTATTGGTTATTGCCGCCGGCGTCGTCAGAACATGCCGCTCTTAAGATGCCGGTACTGCTACCAAATATGCGTGCAAAATCAGTGGCCACAAATGACAAAAAAGCGCCTTTGTGGCTAACCGCGTTGATTTGGGCGCTTTTAGTGCTCGCCACCATGCGTCCGCAGTGGTTAGGCGACCCTGTTGCCCTGCCAACCGAAAGTCGAGAGATGATCATTGCTGTTGATTTATCAGGCAGTATGCAAATTGAAGATATGCAATATCAAGGGCAAACCATTAATCGTCTTAATATGGTTAAAGCCTTATTAAGCGACTTTATCGAACGTCGAAAAGGCGATCGATTAGGGTTACTGCTGTTTGCTGATGATGCCTACATGCAAGCACCAATGACGTTCGATACACAAACCATTAAACAAATGCTTAATGAAAGCGTCATTGGCTTGGTGGGGCAAAAAACCGCCATAGGTGATGCGATTGCCTTATCGGTAAAACGTTTTATTAACAAAGATGACTCAAACCGCGTGTTGGTATTATTAACCGATGGCCAAAATACCTCAGGTAAATTAACCCCAGATCAAGCCCTTGAGCTCGCGGTTGCTAAAGATGTTACAGTGTATAGCATCGGTATTGGCGCTGATGTGATGTTTGAGCGCTCATTATTTGGGACACGTAAAGTCAATCCATCTCGCGATCTTGATGAAGACACATTGAGCAAAATTGCCAACCAGACGGGGGGGCGTTACTTTCGCGCCAAAGATGGAGAATCGATGGCACAAATTTATCAATTACTCGACCAATTAGAACCGGTGGCACAAGACGCTGAACAATTACGACCATTAACGGCGTTGTTTTTCTGGCCCCTCGGCTTCGCGTTATTGCTAATTACCGCTCGCATTGTTTGGCTGCACTACCTCGCTTATGGTGTACCGTTTGTGGCTAAGGAGCGTAAATAA